In Lewinellaceae bacterium, a single window of DNA contains:
- a CDS encoding OmpA family protein encodes MKPILTALLIAAFLPLCAQDEEAPYHIFSIYFGGGSHYIDGQQAQELSQWLKQFPNLEDYDISVHSHTDDIGSKEYNDWLSRNRSEAAIRKLMENGVLPDQISIEDFGELNPVYDNSTWEGKLKNRRVDIILKPIAT; translated from the coding sequence ATGAAGCCCATTCTGACCGCTTTGCTCATCGCCGCGTTTCTCCCTCTTTGCGCACAAGACGAAGAGGCACCCTACCACATTTTCAGCATCTACTTCGGTGGCGGCAGCCATTACATCGACGGGCAGCAAGCGCAGGAACTCAGCCAATGGCTAAAACAATTTCCCAACCTGGAGGACTATGACATCAGCGTTCACAGCCATACAGACGACATCGGCAGCAAAGAATACAACGATTGGCTGTCTCGCAACCGCAGCGAAGCCGCCATCCGCAAACTGATGGAGAACGGCGTCCTTCCCGATCAGATTTCTATCGAGGATTTCGGAGAGCTGAACCCGGTTTACGACAATTCGACCTGGGAAGGGAAACTGAAAAACCGGCGGGTGGATATTATTTTGAAGCCGATCGCGACGTAA
- a CDS encoding VWA domain-containing protein translates to MSRRIIAFFPWTLLISLAFLSLSPFGGQKVAFKAHYKGMLLYGEGHYQRAVGQFERAYSIIPGNYNFGLSLAVALSRAGRAAEGLSLLEKNGRLLNAKDPEYGQKLAYQQFFQGMILMYDGRYGDAISPIRESIELQKAIGEPKLLSIYNNALGYATLLNQGGGSHAQDSLGMHYHVHKRDLLRAFDFFDQALTYDPKNSAALYNYFLIRDTLGMEALEDFFENRDAGLSAGGRALPENSGRALQFAEYDELLLLLDISGSMVMENVPCMGTTRFDVMQETALLVLDSLPLHTKLGLATIDGDCGTEPVAWEPVGRLSRYDMRYRLRFLVPNGTTPLLERLKYCPELFLGADSTRKAIFLISDGANICRMGGEDVCDWAEAMAQRNITVNILTFLGASTENTDAFAEYGCLADNTGGQILYMDNYRCSYEYYGNSLIESCRLKIPGLRRVQCWGPAVKELWAVVVE, encoded by the coding sequence ATGAGCAGACGAATAATAGCATTTTTCCCATGGACATTGTTGATTTCGCTGGCTTTTTTGTCCCTATCTCCTTTCGGGGGCCAGAAAGTAGCTTTCAAAGCGCACTACAAAGGCATGTTGCTTTACGGCGAAGGCCACTACCAACGGGCAGTAGGCCAATTTGAGCGCGCCTATAGCATCATCCCCGGCAACTACAACTTCGGGCTTTCTCTGGCAGTAGCCCTCAGCCGCGCCGGCCGGGCTGCCGAGGGGCTGAGCCTTCTGGAGAAGAACGGCCGGCTGCTCAACGCCAAAGACCCGGAATACGGCCAGAAACTGGCCTATCAACAATTTTTCCAGGGCATGATCCTGATGTACGACGGGCGCTACGGCGACGCCATCAGCCCGATCCGGGAAAGCATTGAGTTGCAAAAGGCCATCGGAGAGCCCAAGCTCCTCAGTATTTACAACAATGCCCTGGGATACGCCACGCTGTTGAACCAGGGCGGCGGCAGCCACGCTCAGGACAGCCTCGGCATGCACTACCACGTTCACAAGCGCGACCTGCTGCGCGCCTTCGATTTCTTCGACCAGGCCCTTACTTACGACCCCAAAAACAGCGCCGCCCTCTACAACTATTTCCTCATCCGGGACACCCTGGGCATGGAAGCGCTGGAGGATTTCTTCGAGAACCGGGATGCCGGTTTGAGCGCCGGCGGCAGGGCGCTGCCGGAAAACAGCGGCCGGGCCCTGCAGTTTGCGGAGTACGACGAGCTGCTTCTGCTGCTCGATATTTCCGGTTCTATGGTCATGGAGAACGTCCCTTGCATGGGCACTACCCGCTTCGATGTCATGCAGGAGACGGCCCTGCTGGTGCTCGACAGCCTGCCCTTGCATACCAAACTGGGGCTGGCCACCATCGATGGGGACTGCGGCACCGAACCTGTTGCCTGGGAGCCCGTGGGCCGGCTCAGCCGGTACGATATGCGCTATCGCCTTCGCTTTCTGGTGCCCAACGGCACCACGCCCCTGCTGGAGCGGCTGAAATATTGCCCGGAACTATTCCTCGGCGCCGACAGCACCCGTAAGGCCATTTTCCTGATCAGCGACGGGGCCAACATTTGCCGGATGGGGGGCGAGGATGTGTGCGACTGGGCGGAAGCAATGGCCCAGCGCAACATCACGGTCAACATCCTGACTTTCCTGGGCGCCAGTACCGAAAATACGGACGCTTTTGCCGAATACGGCTGCCTGGCCGACAACACCGGCGGCCAAATCCTGTACATGGACAACTACCGCTGCAGCTATGAGTACTACGGCAACAGCCTCATCGAAAGCTGCCGGCTGAAAATACCAGGCCTGCGCCGGGTGCAATGCTGGGGGCCGGCGGTGAAAGAGTTGTGGGCGGTGGTGGTAGAGTAA
- a CDS encoding mechanosensitive ion channel: MIQLILKNYYRNKHINVGSQYAINQLLQYFVYVIAILMALEALGFSLTVLWGGAAALLVGIGLGLQETFKDLFSGIIMLFERRIEVGDVVEVDGLVGTVRRIGVRTSLVETRDNITVIVPNSKLIIDKVVNWSLNDNKARFFVQVGVAYGSDTGLVKKILLNVARENAFVLRHPPPFVRFISFGDSSLDFQVHFWSHEFLRIEDVKSDIRFEIDQAFRQNGVTIPFPQRDVWMKGGEG; this comes from the coding sequence ATGATCCAGTTGATCTTAAAAAATTATTATCGGAACAAACACATCAATGTAGGTTCTCAGTACGCCATCAATCAATTGTTGCAGTACTTCGTTTACGTCATTGCCATCCTGATGGCACTGGAGGCGCTTGGCTTCTCCCTGACGGTCCTGTGGGGAGGCGCCGCCGCTTTGCTGGTGGGCATTGGCCTGGGGTTGCAGGAGACGTTCAAAGACCTGTTCTCCGGCATCATCATGTTGTTCGAACGAAGGATAGAAGTTGGCGATGTCGTAGAAGTAGACGGCCTGGTCGGCACGGTGCGGCGGATTGGCGTGCGCACGTCGCTGGTGGAAACCCGGGATAACATCACCGTAATCGTTCCCAATTCGAAGCTCATCATTGACAAGGTGGTCAACTGGAGCCTCAATGATAATAAAGCCCGCTTTTTTGTGCAGGTGGGCGTGGCTTATGGCTCCGATACGGGGCTGGTCAAAAAAATCCTGCTCAACGTGGCCAGGGAGAATGCCTTCGTCTTGCGCCACCCCCCTCCATTTGTCCGCTTCATCAGCTTTGGAGATTCTTCGCTGGATTTTCAGGTCCACTTCTGGTCGCATGAATTCCTCAGGATCGAAGATGTCAAAAGCGATATTCGGTTCGAGATCGACCAGGCATTCCGCCAGAACGGCGTCACCATACCGTTCCCGCAGCGCGATGTCTGGATGAAGGGAGGAGAGGGTTGA
- the ade gene encoding adenine deaminase produces MKIFQGQLVDLHTRDIYPAEVRVQHGRIAGIRKLEKAEGFYILPGFVDAHVHIESSMLVPSEFARLAVVHGTVATVSDPHEIANVLGVEGVHYMIENGRKTPFKFNFGAPSCVPATAFETAGATIGAAGVEELLRLPEVKYLAEMMNYPGVIHEDKEVMAKLAIAQKLGKPIDGHAPGLRGEDARRYFQAGISTDHECFAYQEGLEKLQMGVKVIIREGSAAKNFNALIRLLPQFPGQVMFCSDDKHPDDLLEGHINQLAARALAAGCDLFEVLRAACVNPVQHYGLDVGLLRPGDPADFIMVENLEPFKVRATYIGGELVAENGLSRIGRVEARVVNNFHASPKQPEAFRLPAQGGRIRVIRALNGEIVTESFEADARIEQGYAVSDSSRDILKMAVVNRYEDAPPALAFINGFALKGGAIASCVGHDSHNIIAVGADERSICRAVNLIIANKGGIAAVFGGEERVLPLPVAGIMANADGYEVARAYKQIDAYVKQRQGCSLSAPFMTLSFMALLVIPSLKLGDKGLFDGQAFGFTPLFVSG; encoded by the coding sequence ATGAAGATTTTCCAGGGGCAACTTGTCGACTTGCATACCCGCGATATTTATCCGGCGGAAGTCCGCGTACAGCACGGCCGCATCGCCGGTATCCGGAAACTGGAAAAAGCGGAAGGGTTTTACATCCTCCCCGGATTTGTCGATGCGCACGTACACATCGAAAGCTCCATGCTCGTGCCGTCGGAATTTGCCCGCCTGGCCGTCGTTCACGGCACGGTGGCCACCGTTTCCGACCCGCACGAGATCGCCAACGTACTGGGCGTGGAAGGCGTGCATTACATGATAGAAAATGGCAGGAAAACGCCTTTCAAATTCAATTTCGGCGCCCCCTCCTGCGTGCCGGCCACGGCATTCGAGACGGCCGGCGCCACCATCGGCGCGGCTGGCGTCGAGGAGCTTTTGCGGCTGCCGGAGGTAAAATACCTGGCCGAGATGATGAACTACCCCGGCGTCATTCACGAAGATAAAGAGGTGATGGCCAAGCTGGCTATTGCCCAAAAGCTGGGCAAGCCCATCGACGGGCACGCTCCGGGGCTGCGCGGCGAAGATGCCCGGCGGTATTTTCAGGCCGGCATCAGCACCGACCACGAATGTTTTGCCTACCAAGAAGGGTTGGAAAAACTGCAAATGGGCGTGAAAGTGATCATCCGGGAAGGCAGCGCGGCCAAAAACTTCAACGCCCTCATCCGCCTGCTCCCTCAATTCCCCGGCCAGGTGATGTTCTGCTCGGATGATAAACACCCGGACGATCTCCTAGAAGGGCACATCAACCAACTGGCCGCCCGGGCGCTGGCGGCCGGCTGCGATCTTTTCGAGGTGTTGCGGGCCGCCTGCGTCAACCCCGTACAGCATTACGGCCTGGATGTCGGGCTGCTCCGCCCCGGCGACCCGGCGGACTTTATCATGGTTGAAAACCTGGAACCGTTTAAAGTGCGCGCCACTTATATCGGAGGGGAGCTCGTAGCCGAAAATGGCCTCAGCCGGATCGGGCGGGTGGAGGCCAGGGTAGTGAACAACTTTCACGCCTCGCCCAAACAACCGGAAGCTTTTCGCCTGCCGGCGCAGGGAGGCAGAATACGGGTGATCCGCGCCCTGAACGGGGAGATCGTCACGGAGAGTTTTGAAGCCGACGCGCGCATCGAGCAGGGGTATGCCGTTTCCGACTCGTCCCGGGACATCCTGAAGATGGCCGTAGTCAACCGGTATGAAGACGCCCCCCCTGCGCTGGCGTTCATCAACGGCTTCGCGCTGAAAGGAGGCGCCATTGCCTCCTGTGTCGGCCACGACTCCCACAACATCATTGCCGTGGGGGCGGATGAACGCTCCATCTGCCGTGCCGTCAACCTGATCATTGCTAATAAAGGAGGCATTGCTGCGGTATTCGGCGGAGAAGAACGGGTGTTGCCCCTACCGGTCGCCGGCATCATGGCCAATGCCGATGGTTATGAAGTGGCGCGAGCCTACAAACAGATCGATGCTTATGTCAAACAGCGGCAGGGCTGCTCCCTCAGCGCCCCCTTCATGACGTTGTCTTTCATGGCCCTTCTGGTCATCCCCAGCCTCAAGCTCGGCGACAAGGGGCTGTTCGACGGGCAGGCTTTTGGCTTTACTCCTTTGTTTGTTAGTGGTTGA
- a CDS encoding DUF1501 domain-containing protein: MRRRDFLKTSALASTSLLAPSFLPAAFGGQASGSRSGKILVVIQLSGGNDGLNTIIPFRNDIYYRSRPALAIPASEVLRVGDELGFNPALQALQPLYGDGLLSIVNSVGYPNPDRSHFRSMDIWHTASDSDQYLSAGWLGRYLDSECTGCARPYHALELDDSLSLALKGQERNGFAMSDAGQLKRTTDNRFLQAVGKVAEEHEHESQAAYLYKVMVDTQSSADYLFQQSKVRQSKAPYPLTSFGQDLKKVAELITADTATRVYYVNLTGFDTHANQKNRQARLLKQLAEGLQAFVADLKQNGLLEDTLILAFSEFGRRVSQNASNGTDHGTANNVFLLGGKLKKPGFFNQAPDLQDLDEGDLKYQVDFRSLYSAILENWLEVEAPEKILGGKFGLLGVV, translated from the coding sequence ATGAGAAGAAGAGATTTTTTGAAAACGTCCGCCCTGGCCTCCACCAGCCTGCTGGCGCCTTCCTTTCTGCCGGCAGCTTTTGGCGGGCAGGCGAGCGGCAGCCGTTCCGGAAAAATACTGGTGGTTATTCAGCTTTCCGGCGGAAACGACGGCCTCAATACGATCATTCCTTTTCGCAATGATATTTACTACCGCAGCCGCCCTGCCCTGGCTATTCCGGCTTCCGAAGTGTTGCGGGTGGGCGACGAACTGGGTTTCAACCCCGCCCTTCAGGCCCTCCAGCCCTTGTACGGCGATGGGTTGCTGAGCATCGTCAACAGCGTAGGTTACCCCAATCCCGACCGTTCTCATTTCCGGTCGATGGACATCTGGCACACGGCCAGCGACAGCGATCAATACCTGAGCGCCGGCTGGCTGGGGCGCTACCTCGACAGCGAATGCACCGGGTGCGCCCGGCCTTACCACGCCCTGGAGCTGGATGACAGCCTCAGCCTGGCCTTGAAAGGGCAGGAGCGCAACGGGTTTGCCATGAGCGACGCCGGTCAGCTAAAACGCACCACCGACAACCGCTTTCTCCAGGCAGTGGGCAAAGTTGCTGAAGAGCACGAACACGAAAGCCAGGCCGCATATCTGTACAAAGTAATGGTCGACACGCAGTCTTCCGCCGACTATTTATTCCAGCAATCGAAGGTGCGCCAGTCTAAGGCCCCCTATCCATTGACCTCTTTTGGGCAGGACCTCAAAAAGGTGGCGGAGCTCATTACCGCCGATACGGCCACCCGAGTCTACTACGTCAACCTCACCGGGTTTGACACCCACGCCAACCAAAAGAACCGGCAGGCGCGCCTGCTGAAGCAACTGGCCGAAGGGCTGCAGGCCTTCGTTGCCGACTTGAAACAGAACGGCCTGCTGGAGGACACCCTGATCCTGGCCTTCTCGGAATTCGGCCGCCGCGTCAGCCAGAATGCCAGCAACGGCACGGACCATGGCACGGCGAATAATGTATTCCTGTTGGGCGGAAAGCTGAAAAAGCCGGGGTTTTTCAACCAGGCGCCCGATTTGCAGGACCTCGACGAGGGAGACCTGAAGTACCAGGTGGATTTCCGGTCTTTGTATTCGGCTATCCTGGAGAACTGGCTGGAGGTGGAGGCGCCAGAGAAAATTTTAGGTGGGAAATTCGGCCTTTTGGGAGTGGTGTGA
- a CDS encoding T9SS type A sorting domain-containing protein — translation MKIIATLIAILFVVVGTLSAQVVVINSPAELEGPYEFGTADGWGADLTTDIWTGDAEFIDDGTANPNLGCEAAINDLTGKIALIDRGTCNFSLKALNSQNAGAIAAIIINNTAGAGVQGMGAGDFGPDVTIPAVMLSFEVGQDIRAALENGPVNISIGNIIFDNNVSYADTSIVNPPYGIVPLSQLDGLGFSFNLGASVNNTGLNNATGVGITGKIEYTPFGGGAPVEVYNESGTFDGVLEPDSVSSLIILPEFTPANGMGQYTLNYTVNTDAEDQLPFDNEISTTFTINESLMSKAQWDEANNAPARTSTFYTVSGGGDVEFLSPIHIPNGEGYMIDTIIFHVLKTTPNLADVSVDGYIYEWDDANQDTSITNDEISIVGIAPFSFGAEETAQAAIVRAPILDFETFEEGVEIPANNKYYILGCRYTGPDQVYFGFDESYDFNQYENIKLSNGTFTDLDYNYLVVNVYNELVPDIEGDAARFNNVSGPVSIGIILTPPEPNAAEEVVGEEVFKMELFPNPVVEQLNTTINFKQATSFVEYQITDASGRVLFRVRDNDVMDKEQANFNVKALPSGQYFMTVRTEQGIQSSPFVVKH, via the coding sequence ATGAAAATCATTGCTACTTTAATTGCAATACTATTTGTGGTAGTAGGCACATTATCTGCCCAAGTAGTAGTTATCAATTCTCCGGCGGAATTGGAAGGTCCCTATGAATTTGGTACTGCCGACGGATGGGGTGCCGACCTGACTACTGACATCTGGACCGGTGATGCGGAATTTATTGATGACGGCACCGCCAACCCCAATCTGGGCTGCGAAGCTGCCATTAATGACCTCACCGGCAAGATCGCTCTGATCGACCGCGGCACCTGTAATTTCAGTTTGAAGGCCCTCAACTCGCAAAATGCCGGGGCCATTGCTGCCATTATTATTAATAATACGGCCGGCGCCGGCGTCCAAGGAATGGGTGCCGGAGATTTCGGCCCCGATGTTACCATTCCGGCTGTCATGCTGTCCTTTGAAGTGGGGCAAGACATCCGTGCCGCCCTGGAAAACGGCCCGGTTAATATTTCGATCGGCAACATCATTTTTGATAATAATGTAAGCTATGCTGATACCAGTATCGTCAACCCTCCTTATGGCATTGTACCTCTTAGCCAGCTGGACGGCCTGGGTTTCTCTTTCAACCTGGGGGCTAGTGTAAACAATACCGGCCTGAACAATGCCACCGGCGTTGGGATCACAGGCAAGATTGAATATACGCCTTTCGGTGGTGGTGCTCCAGTAGAAGTCTACAATGAATCTGGTACCTTTGACGGCGTTCTTGAACCAGACTCCGTTTCCAGCCTGATCATACTTCCTGAATTTACTCCTGCTAATGGCATGGGACAGTACACTTTAAATTACACGGTGAACACCGATGCAGAGGACCAATTGCCTTTTGATAATGAGATCAGTACCACCTTTACCATCAACGAATCGCTGATGTCAAAAGCCCAGTGGGACGAAGCGAACAATGCTCCCGCCAGAACTTCTACTTTTTACACGGTCTCTGGTGGCGGAGATGTGGAATTCCTCAGCCCTATCCATATCCCTAACGGTGAAGGCTATATGATCGACACCATTATATTTCATGTTTTGAAGACAACGCCTAATCTTGCCGACGTTTCGGTAGATGGCTACATATACGAATGGGACGATGCCAACCAGGACACCAGCATTACAAATGATGAAATTTCTATCGTTGGTATAGCTCCGTTCTCCTTCGGGGCTGAAGAAACCGCCCAAGCTGCTATAGTACGCGCTCCTATCCTCGACTTTGAAACGTTCGAAGAAGGCGTAGAGATTCCAGCAAATAATAAATATTACATCCTCGGATGCCGGTATACAGGCCCTGACCAGGTTTACTTTGGTTTCGACGAGTCTTACGATTTCAATCAGTATGAAAACATCAAGCTGTCTAATGGCACCTTTACTGACCTCGACTACAATTACCTGGTCGTTAATGTTTACAATGAGCTGGTTCCAGATATCGAAGGTGATGCCGCCCGATTTAACAATGTGTCGGGCCCAGTGTCTATCGGTATTATCCTCACTCCGCCGGAACCGAATGCTGCCGAAGAAGTGGTCGGCGAAGAAGTATTCAAAATGGAACTCTTCCCCAACCCGGTTGTGGAGCAACTGAACACTACAATCAACTTTAAACAGGCGACCTCCTTCGTGGAATATCAAATTACCGACGCTTCAGGCCGCGTATTGTTCAGGGTTCGTGACAATGATGTGATGGATAAAGAACAGGCTAACTTCAACGTGAAGGCCCTGCCCAGCGGCCAGTATTTTATGACTGTCCGGACGGAGCAGGGTATCCAAAGCAGCCCATTCGTTGTGAAGCATTAA
- a CDS encoding FAD-dependent monooxygenase codes for MEKRAIIVGAGLVGSLWAVLLAKRGYSVDVYEMREDPRQAGFIGGRSINLAMSTRGWRALQKAGIENKIREVAIPMRGRMMHSEEGELTFQPYGREGQAIYSVSRGGLNVELIQIADHYDNLRFHFAQKCLGVDLRANTVHFEHTGTGERLSVQAPLIFGTDGAFSAVRRSMMKLPRFNYSQQYLEYGYKELHIPPLPGGGHAIDKNALHIWPRGQFMMIALPNIDGSFTGTLFLPFEGEANSFEQLRTDEQAMDFFQRHFPDSIPLMPGLLEDFRNNPTAGLATIRCLPWCYEDKVLLIGDASHAIVPFYGQGMNSGFEDCSILDELMETHQDNWSNIIDAFNRDRPKDANAIADLALRNFVEMRDRVADPRFLLRKEIEAYLSDKYPQDFLPLYSQVTFSHIPYSFALKEGLAQDELFDRILAIEGIEANWRSNGELGEVFRQWLRERRE; via the coding sequence ATGGAAAAACGAGCAATCATCGTTGGCGCGGGCCTGGTCGGTTCACTTTGGGCCGTTTTGCTGGCCAAGCGCGGCTATTCTGTCGATGTTTACGAAATGCGGGAGGATCCCCGGCAGGCCGGCTTCATCGGCGGGCGGTCGATCAACCTGGCCATGAGTACCCGGGGCTGGAGGGCGCTGCAAAAAGCCGGGATAGAAAACAAAATCCGCGAGGTAGCCATTCCCATGCGCGGCCGCATGATGCACAGCGAGGAGGGCGAACTCACCTTTCAACCCTACGGCAGGGAGGGACAGGCCATTTATTCGGTTTCCCGGGGCGGCCTGAATGTCGAACTCATCCAGATTGCCGATCATTACGATAACCTGCGTTTCCACTTTGCCCAAAAGTGCCTGGGGGTCGACCTGAGAGCCAATACCGTGCATTTTGAGCATACCGGGACGGGCGAACGGCTATCGGTGCAAGCGCCCCTGATCTTCGGCACCGACGGCGCTTTTTCCGCCGTTCGCCGCAGCATGATGAAGCTGCCGCGCTTCAACTACTCCCAGCAATACCTGGAGTACGGGTATAAAGAACTGCACATCCCACCCCTGCCCGGCGGCGGCCACGCCATCGACAAAAATGCGCTGCACATCTGGCCGCGGGGCCAGTTTATGATGATCGCCCTGCCCAATATAGACGGCAGTTTTACCGGCACCCTGTTCCTGCCCTTCGAGGGGGAGGCCAATAGCTTCGAACAACTCCGAACCGATGAACAGGCAATGGATTTTTTCCAGCGCCACTTCCCCGACAGCATCCCCCTCATGCCGGGGCTGCTTGAGGATTTTCGCAACAACCCTACTGCCGGGCTGGCCACGATCCGTTGCCTCCCCTGGTGTTATGAAGACAAGGTGCTGCTAATTGGCGACGCCTCCCACGCCATCGTCCCTTTCTACGGGCAGGGCATGAATTCCGGCTTCGAAGATTGTTCTATCCTGGATGAACTGATGGAAACCCACCAGGACAACTGGAGCAACATCATCGACGCTTTCAACCGGGACCGCCCGAAAGACGCCAACGCCATAGCCGACCTCGCCCTGCGCAATTTCGTGGAAATGCGCGACCGGGTGGCCGACCCGCGCTTTCTCCTGCGCAAAGAAATTGAAGCTTATCTAAGCGATAAATACCCCCAGGACTTCCTCCCCCTGTATTCGCAGGTGACTTTCAGCCATATTCCCTACAGTTTCGCCCTGAAAGAGGGCCTCGCCCAGGATGAACTGTTCGACCGCATCCTCGCCATCGAGGGCATCGAGGCGAACTGGCGGAGCAACGGCGAACTGGGAGAGGTGTTCCGGCAGTGGTTGAGGGAGAGGAGGGAGTGA
- a CDS encoding DUF1800 domain-containing protein has protein sequence MEKIQHLYWRAGFGLSPREWQENQSLTLQQAIDRLFEEAGAIKETAVPAASGQRFRQMSTEEKEAVLKQERERLASVNTEWIQRMASGRYSALRERMALFWHGHFACQPIFGSLGAQYANTIRQHALGNFRNLALAIARDGAMIRFLNNQQNRKEQPNENFARELLELFTIGRGHYTEQDVKEAARAFTGWSSNLAGDFTFRPRLHDYGSKTFFGKTGNFDGTDIVDAILEKRETARFITGKIYRYFVNETADEARMEELSRQFYESGYEIAPLLRSIFESDWFYSPENIGSRIKSPVELIVGIIRALEVRFVNDKALIFLQRALGQVLLNPPNVAGWPGGKAWIDNATLMLRLNLSTYLFQLSEINFRTKDEPEAGERGQALRRLDATIDTRPLMDLLQGVRREHYHERLAEYLFLKRPGIDSALLEQYASGGSDWDYANSLVMRLMSLPEYQLC, from the coding sequence ATGGAAAAGATACAGCACCTATATTGGCGGGCGGGCTTCGGGCTAAGCCCACGGGAATGGCAGGAGAACCAAAGCCTTACCCTTCAACAGGCCATCGATCGGTTGTTCGAGGAGGCAGGAGCAATAAAAGAAACTGCTGTGCCCGCTGCTTCCGGCCAGCGATTCCGCCAGATGAGCACCGAAGAGAAAGAAGCCGTGCTGAAGCAGGAGCGCGAACGGCTGGCGTCCGTCAATACCGAATGGATACAACGCATGGCCAGCGGCCGCTACAGCGCGTTGCGGGAACGGATGGCGCTGTTCTGGCACGGCCATTTTGCCTGCCAGCCCATCTTCGGCAGCCTGGGCGCTCAGTACGCCAATACCATCCGGCAGCATGCCCTGGGCAATTTCCGGAACCTCGCCCTGGCTATTGCCCGGGACGGCGCCATGATCCGCTTCCTCAACAACCAACAGAACCGCAAAGAGCAACCCAATGAAAACTTCGCCCGCGAGTTGCTCGAACTCTTTACTATTGGGCGGGGCCACTATACCGAACAGGACGTCAAGGAAGCAGCCCGCGCTTTCACCGGCTGGTCGAGCAACCTGGCCGGCGACTTTACCTTTCGGCCGCGACTCCACGATTACGGCAGCAAAACCTTCTTCGGCAAAACCGGCAACTTCGATGGAACTGATATTGTAGATGCCATCCTGGAAAAACGGGAGACGGCGCGGTTCATCACCGGAAAAATCTACCGATACTTCGTCAACGAGACGGCCGATGAGGCCCGGATGGAGGAACTCAGCCGGCAGTTTTACGAGTCCGGTTATGAGATCGCCCCGCTCCTGCGCTCCATTTTCGAAAGCGACTGGTTTTACTCTCCGGAAAATATCGGCAGCCGGATCAAATCGCCGGTGGAATTGATCGTGGGCATCATCCGTGCGCTGGAGGTGCGTTTCGTCAACGACAAAGCCCTGATCTTCTTGCAGCGGGCCCTGGGGCAGGTGCTGCTCAACCCTCCCAACGTGGCCGGCTGGCCCGGCGGGAAAGCATGGATCGACAACGCCACCCTGATGCTGCGGCTCAACCTGTCCACTTACCTGTTCCAGTTGTCGGAAATCAACTTCCGGACCAAAGACGAGCCGGAGGCAGGGGAAAGGGGCCAGGCCCTGCGCCGCCTCGACGCCACCATCGATACCCGCCCCCTGATGGATTTGCTGCAAGGCGTGCGCCGGGAGCACTATCACGAACGATTGGCAGAATATCTTTTTCTGAAACGGCCCGGCATCGACTCCGCTCTGCTTGAACAATACGCCTCAGGCGGCAGCGACTGGGACTACGCCAACTCGCTGGTGATGCGCCTGATGTCTTTGCCGGAGTATCAGTTGTGCTGA